The Aquipuribacter nitratireducens genome has a segment encoding these proteins:
- a CDS encoding YibE/F family protein, which produces MGARHGPAEGVTGDRTALRVMLGVLVPLLVASVVGLVAVWPSGASFEGDERGGIVDLSGTEQVPGEVLAATADLCEGAPDEREPDGSIPLDSLCAEALVRVLQGPEAGDVVTVPLPPQLVQAGIGPGERVVLGRNLPTTVEGTEVEADTGQVVYSFVDFDRAQPLLLLAGLFAVLVVAIGRLRGAAAIAGLALTYAAIAYVVLPALREGEDPVLVALSVAVPLMTAVLYLAHGLSTRTTAALSGTVFGLLATTGLAVWATRAADLTGLTSEDAYVLSTATTGADLRGIVLCGLVVAGLGILNDVTITQVSAVWEIRALAPTAGFRELFRGGMRVGRDHLASTVYTIAFAYAGAALPTLLLLGLYGQPLEQVVTSGAVAEEIARTAVGSIGMILAIPVTTAVAAVSVGRAAPLTAR; this is translated from the coding sequence GTGGGCGCGCGTCACGGGCCCGCGGAGGGCGTCACGGGGGACCGCACCGCCCTGCGGGTCATGCTCGGCGTGCTCGTGCCGCTGCTCGTCGCGTCGGTGGTCGGGCTCGTCGCGGTGTGGCCCTCCGGTGCGTCCTTCGAGGGCGACGAGCGCGGCGGGATCGTCGACCTGTCGGGCACGGAGCAGGTCCCCGGCGAGGTGCTCGCCGCCACGGCCGACCTCTGCGAGGGCGCACCCGACGAGCGGGAGCCGGACGGCTCCATCCCGCTCGACTCCCTGTGCGCCGAGGCGCTCGTCCGCGTCCTGCAGGGTCCCGAGGCCGGCGACGTCGTCACCGTCCCCCTGCCGCCCCAGCTGGTGCAGGCCGGGATCGGTCCCGGCGAGCGGGTCGTCCTCGGCCGGAACCTGCCGACGACCGTCGAGGGCACCGAGGTCGAGGCCGACACCGGCCAGGTCGTCTACTCCTTCGTCGACTTCGACCGGGCGCAGCCGCTCCTGCTGCTCGCCGGGCTCTTCGCGGTCCTCGTCGTCGCGATCGGCCGGCTGCGCGGGGCGGCGGCCATCGCAGGGCTCGCCCTCACGTACGCGGCCATCGCCTACGTCGTGCTCCCGGCCCTGCGCGAGGGCGAGGACCCGGTGCTGGTGGCGCTCAGCGTCGCGGTGCCGCTGATGACCGCGGTCCTCTACCTCGCGCACGGCCTGTCGACCCGGACGACGGCCGCACTGTCGGGGACCGTGTTCGGGCTGCTCGCCACCACGGGCCTCGCGGTCTGGGCGACCCGGGCGGCCGACCTCACGGGCCTCACGAGCGAGGACGCCTACGTCCTCAGCACCGCCACGACCGGTGCCGACCTCCGGGGGATCGTCCTGTGCGGGCTCGTGGTCGCCGGGCTCGGCATCCTCAACGACGTCACGATCACCCAGGTGTCGGCGGTCTGGGAGATCCGGGCGCTGGCGCCGACGGCGGGGTTCCGCGAGCTGTTCCGGGGCGGCATGCGGGTGGGTCGGGACCACCTCGCCTCCACCGTCTACACGATCGCGTTCGCCTACGCCGGGGCGGCGCTGCCGACGCTGCTGCTCCTCGGGCTGTACGGGCAGCCCCTGGAGCAGGTCGTGACGTCCGGCGCCGTCGCGGAGGAGATCGCCCGCACGGCCGTCGGCTCCATCGGGATGATCCTCGCCATCCCCGTGACGACGGCAGTGGCGGCCGTGAGCGTCGGTCGGGCGGCGCCGCTCACGGCGCGCTGA
- a CDS encoding response regulator — translation MSGALRVVVADDHGPTREVVREALEAEGCEVVADVGSASAALAAAHEHAPDVCLLDINMPGSGLLATADITRDLPGTAVVMLTASRDDEDLFAALRAGASGYLVKDMDPSRIAAALRGVLAGEAALPRWLVRRVVDELRSAPARVAPLRARRSPSQLTPREQEILDLMAEGLTTDQIARRLFVAQVTVRTHISTVLRKLRVPDRAAAVRLAQEVRER, via the coding sequence GTGAGCGGGGCGCTGCGGGTCGTCGTCGCCGACGACCACGGACCGACGCGTGAGGTCGTCCGCGAGGCCCTCGAGGCGGAGGGCTGCGAGGTGGTCGCGGACGTCGGCAGCGCGTCCGCCGCCCTGGCCGCGGCCCACGAGCACGCGCCGGACGTGTGCCTGCTCGACATCAACATGCCGGGCAGCGGGTTGCTCGCGACGGCGGACATCACGCGCGACCTGCCGGGGACGGCGGTCGTGATGCTGACGGCGTCGCGCGACGACGAGGACCTGTTCGCCGCGCTGCGTGCCGGTGCGTCCGGCTACCTCGTGAAGGACATGGACCCTTCCCGCATCGCCGCGGCGCTCCGGGGCGTCCTGGCCGGCGAGGCGGCCCTGCCTCGCTGGCTGGTCCGCCGGGTGGTCGACGAGCTCCGGTCCGCGCCGGCGCGGGTCGCCCCGCTGCGGGCCCGGCGCTCACCGTCGCAGCTGACACCACGGGAGCAGGAGATCCTCGACCTGATGGCCGAGGGGCTGACGACGGACCAGATCGCCCGACGGCTCTTCGTCGCGCAGGTCACGGTGCGGACCCACATCTCGACGGTCCTGCGCAAGCTGCGCGTCCCGGACCGGGCCGCCGCGGTCCGGCTGGCGCAGGAGGTCCGGGAGCGTTGA
- the tilS gene encoding tRNA lysidine(34) synthetase TilS — protein MGRPGPRLSAGAGAAVALAVRRHLRDLPPGPVLVGVSGGADSLALLAGALDVADGLGRAVGAVCVDHGWRPQTADVVRRAARAALALGASPVRVVRVVPQRHGPGAGGAEEAARTARLAALDAVAARDEAVAVLLGHTLDDQAEQVLLGLARGSGTRSLAGMPAVRDGLLRPLLGVRRAVVREATVPLAPLLAPLGLPWEDPSNTDPVHLRPRVRHDVVPALEAALGEGAVRSLARTADLARADADALDGWAGAVVAGLPDLDAPDGVPVAPLAGLPGAVRRRCLRLLALRAGAGALTAAHTAALDALVDDWHGQGPVALPGGVGVRRSSGPDGCGRLRATPAPRPREDPHGRP, from the coding sequence GTGGGTCGCCCGGGTCCACGGCTGAGCGCGGGCGCGGGCGCCGCCGTCGCGCTCGCCGTCCGCCGCCACCTGCGGGACCTGCCCCCCGGGCCGGTCCTCGTCGGGGTCAGCGGGGGCGCGGACTCGCTCGCCCTGCTCGCGGGGGCGCTCGACGTCGCCGACGGGCTCGGCCGGGCGGTCGGGGCGGTGTGCGTCGACCACGGCTGGCGGCCGCAGACAGCCGACGTGGTGCGCCGGGCCGCCCGCGCCGCGCTCGCCCTCGGCGCCTCGCCCGTGCGGGTCGTCCGCGTGGTCCCGCAACGGCACGGCCCCGGCGCCGGGGGAGCGGAGGAGGCGGCGCGGACCGCGCGGCTCGCCGCTCTCGACGCGGTGGCGGCCAGGGACGAGGCGGTCGCGGTGCTGCTCGGGCACACCCTCGACGACCAGGCCGAGCAGGTGCTCCTCGGGCTCGCGCGCGGGTCCGGCACCCGCAGCCTCGCCGGCATGCCCGCGGTGCGGGACGGGCTGCTCCGCCCGCTGCTCGGGGTCCGCCGCGCGGTCGTCCGGGAGGCGACGGTCCCGCTCGCCCCGCTGCTGGCGCCCCTGGGCCTGCCGTGGGAGGACCCGTCGAACACCGACCCGGTGCACCTGCGCCCACGCGTGCGCCACGACGTCGTGCCCGCGCTCGAGGCGGCGCTCGGCGAGGGCGCCGTCCGGTCGCTCGCCCGCACCGCCGACCTCGCCCGCGCCGACGCGGACGCCCTCGACGGCTGGGCGGGCGCCGTCGTCGCCGGGCTCCCGGACCTCGACGCCCCGGACGGCGTGCCGGTGGCGCCCCTCGCCGGGCTGCCCGGCGCCGTGCGGCGTCGCTGCCTGCGCCTGCTCGCGCTGCGCGCCGGGGCCGGGGCGCTCACCGCCGCCCACACCGCCGCCCTCGACGCGCTCGTCGACGACTGGCACGGGCAGGGCCCGGTCGCGCTGCCGGGCGGTGTCGGGGTCCGGCGGTCGAGCGGCCCCGACGGCTGTGGCAGGCTTCGGGCGACCCCCGCACCGAGGCCTCGAGAGGACCCCCATGGACGCCCGTGA
- a CDS encoding chromosome segregation ATPase produces MSARTPARRAVSAVVLPGLVAGLLTFAAPVAVAAPAGTSGICNGVVNQLSHRGNVQANLVKAAATQNAALVARLQAERDSLVVTQQQLAADILLVEQRLAALETEGTLLDAEIAAAVAALTAMTADSTERAAAIEQAEADLAALKDDRTALLEEIAPLVSLLEAATAAVADLEAERDGLNDELRTAAAELAAAQGRLAAADATAATAKAALADQVAAVADSTQRLADLEARDDATQAALESARSDLADARDALTRLSAAALQAAAHASAAAGTVAAAEEALRIAEQEVADLTSEIGFVEARISALQTQIGGLQTDVATMSTEIDAKQTEIAIVSAEATGTAAAVSALEAEIARLRDLRQNTNDNALKQQLQNQIQDLNRQLTTAQQQAAAKAAQLQALQGDLTALQQQLATLNAQLSTKQQESSALQQQLWSLQSDLAGAQQEVAAGTTALTAAKEAAATAAADLADADAAVTEAASEVARLEAALESASQDADAAAAAVVAEQARLTALQAGIPAFEDALAAAQAVVASETSAVSALEAEVDELVVSLDGVNSAIAGKERDILDLQTRLAPLQDSLNLIDKQISEREAALTDAKAELSALDAQIVTETSRLNTLESAKKVNRTAVAAQKAVVSDLQAKYGAVLDRIAGLDRQIAMGGCLV; encoded by the coding sequence ATGTCCGCACGCACCCCCGCCCGCCGCGCCGTGTCCGCCGTCGTGCTGCCCGGCCTCGTCGCCGGCCTGCTCACCTTCGCCGCGCCGGTCGCCGTCGCGGCACCCGCCGGCACGTCCGGGATCTGCAACGGCGTCGTCAACCAGCTGAGCCACCGCGGAAACGTCCAGGCCAACCTCGTGAAGGCCGCCGCCACGCAGAACGCCGCCCTCGTGGCCCGGCTTCAGGCGGAGCGCGACAGCCTGGTCGTCACGCAGCAGCAGCTGGCTGCCGACATCTTGCTCGTGGAGCAACGACTCGCCGCCCTCGAGACGGAGGGCACACTGCTCGACGCGGAGATCGCGGCGGCGGTGGCCGCTCTCACCGCGATGACCGCGGACAGCACGGAGCGGGCGGCGGCCATCGAGCAGGCGGAGGCCGACCTGGCCGCGTTGAAGGACGACCGGACTGCGCTCCTGGAGGAGATCGCGCCGCTCGTCTCGCTGCTCGAGGCCGCCACGGCAGCGGTCGCCGACCTCGAGGCCGAGCGCGACGGCCTCAACGACGAGCTCAGGACCGCCGCGGCCGAGCTCGCGGCGGCCCAGGGCCGGCTCGCGGCTGCGGACGCGACCGCCGCCACGGCGAAGGCAGCCCTCGCCGACCAGGTCGCGGCCGTGGCGGACTCGACGCAGCGGCTGGCCGACCTCGAGGCCCGCGACGACGCCACCCAGGCCGCTCTCGAGTCGGCCCGAAGCGACCTGGCCGACGCCCGCGACGCCCTCACCCGTCTGTCCGCTGCGGCACTGCAGGCCGCTGCGCACGCATCGGCCGCCGCAGGGACGGTCGCTGCGGCCGAGGAGGCGCTGCGCATCGCGGAGCAGGAGGTCGCGGACCTCACGAGCGAGATCGGCTTCGTCGAGGCGCGGATCTCCGCCCTCCAGACCCAGATCGGGGGACTGCAGACCGACGTCGCGACGATGAGCACGGAGATCGACGCCAAGCAGACGGAGATCGCGATCGTCTCTGCCGAGGCCACCGGCACCGCGGCGGCCGTCAGCGCCCTCGAGGCCGAGATCGCGCGGCTGCGGGACCTGCGGCAGAACACCAACGACAACGCCCTGAAGCAGCAGCTGCAGAACCAGATCCAGGACCTCAACAGGCAGCTGACGACGGCGCAGCAGCAGGCCGCCGCCAAGGCGGCGCAGCTGCAGGCCCTCCAGGGCGACCTCACCGCCCTGCAGCAGCAGCTCGCGACGCTCAACGCGCAGCTGTCCACGAAGCAGCAGGAGAGCAGCGCCCTCCAGCAGCAGCTGTGGTCGCTGCAGTCCGACCTGGCCGGCGCGCAGCAGGAGGTGGCCGCCGGGACGACGGCGCTCACGGCCGCGAAGGAGGCGGCTGCAACGGCGGCCGCCGACCTCGCCGACGCCGACGCGGCTGTCACGGAGGCCGCGAGCGAGGTCGCGAGGCTGGAGGCCGCCCTCGAGAGCGCGTCCCAGGATGCCGACGCGGCCGCTGCGGCCGTCGTCGCCGAGCAGGCACGGCTCACGGCGCTCCAGGCGGGGATCCCCGCCTTCGAGGACGCGCTGGCGGCGGCGCAAGCCGTGGTCGCGAGCGAGACCAGCGCGGTCTCGGCGCTCGAGGCCGAGGTCGACGAGCTGGTTGTCTCGCTCGACGGGGTGAACTCGGCCATCGCAGGCAAGGAGCGGGACATCCTCGACCTGCAGACCCGGCTGGCGCCGCTCCAGGACTCGCTGAACCTGATCGACAAGCAGATCAGCGAGCGGGAAGCGGCTCTCACGGACGCGAAGGCCGAGCTGTCGGCACTCGACGCGCAGATCGTCACCGAGACGTCGAGGCTCAACACGCTCGAGAGCGCGAAGAAGGTCAACCGCACGGCCGTCGCCGCGCAGAAGGCCGTCGTGAGCGACCTCCAGGCGAAGTACGGCGCGGTCCTCGACAGGATCGCCGGCCTCGACCGGCAGATCGCGATGGGCGGCTGCCTCGTCTGA
- the dacB gene encoding D-alanyl-D-alanine carboxypeptidase/D-alanyl-D-alanine endopeptidase: MTGPGEVPRRVAAPWLALLVAGGLAPVAASAPTGEPQVVAPPVERVVPQDPALDPAAPPPPDPAVLATSLAPLLADDALGPSPAVSVRDLATGAELAQRDSTTPVEPASTAKIVTAAAALDVLGADWRLVTRVGWVPATERGGDRPALVLVGGGDLLLAPGAGDPGTVDGRVGLGDLARSAVLAVLEGDPGERLLAPDAAGVDVLVDDSLLGAPQQLLRSPGDAFFAATPASLAVSAGRLGAGAGRDDDPAGTAALAFADAVEDELARVLGADAPAVGSPVVTTRPVALPVVVAEARSAPLADVLSYLLVTSDNTIADSVAGLVAAEQGRSTTLASASDTIVEVVEARGVDLGATDLTDGSGLSDDSVATAAGLTALLAAAAAAPDEDDLRLLPHLLPVAGLEGTLDDRFGVDSAAAAGRGVVRAKTGTLTGTTALAGVVTAADGRGLAFAVLTDEVPAGSTAAARRAVDRVAAAVAACC, translated from the coding sequence ATGACCGGACCGGGGGAGGTGCCCCGCCGCGTCGCCGCGCCCTGGCTCGCCCTGCTGGTCGCCGGTGGTCTCGCGCCCGTCGCGGCGTCCGCGCCCACGGGGGAGCCGCAGGTCGTCGCGCCGCCCGTCGAGCGGGTCGTGCCGCAGGACCCCGCCCTCGACCCCGCCGCCCCGCCGCCCCCCGACCCCGCCGTGCTCGCGACGAGCCTCGCGCCCCTCCTCGCCGACGACGCCCTCGGGCCGTCCCCCGCGGTCAGCGTCCGTGACCTCGCCACCGGCGCCGAGCTCGCGCAGCGCGACTCCACGACCCCGGTCGAGCCGGCCTCGACCGCGAAGATCGTCACGGCGGCCGCCGCCCTCGACGTGCTCGGTGCCGATTGGCGGCTCGTCACCCGCGTCGGCTGGGTGCCGGCCACCGAGCGCGGCGGCGACAGGCCCGCCCTCGTGCTCGTCGGTGGTGGGGACCTCCTCCTCGCGCCCGGCGCGGGGGACCCCGGCACCGTCGACGGCCGCGTCGGGCTCGGCGACCTCGCCCGGTCCGCCGTCCTCGCGGTCCTCGAGGGCGATCCGGGGGAGCGGCTGCTCGCGCCCGACGCCGCGGGGGTCGACGTCCTCGTCGACGACTCCCTCCTCGGCGCGCCCCAGCAGCTGCTCCGCTCGCCGGGCGACGCGTTCTTCGCCGCCACGCCCGCGTCCCTCGCGGTGTCGGCCGGGCGGCTCGGGGCAGGGGCCGGTCGGGACGACGACCCCGCCGGTACGGCGGCTCTCGCGTTCGCCGACGCGGTAGAGGACGAGCTGGCCCGGGTCCTCGGTGCGGACGCGCCCGCCGTCGGGTCGCCGGTGGTGACGACCCGTCCCGTCGCGCTGCCCGTCGTGGTCGCCGAGGCGCGGTCGGCCCCGCTCGCCGACGTCCTCTCCTACCTGCTCGTGACGAGCGACAACACCATCGCGGACTCCGTCGCCGGTCTCGTGGCGGCCGAGCAGGGGCGCAGCACGACCCTCGCGTCCGCGAGCGACACGATCGTCGAGGTGGTGGAGGCGCGCGGCGTCGACCTCGGCGCGACGGACCTCACCGACGGCAGCGGGCTCTCCGACGACAGCGTCGCCACCGCCGCCGGGCTCACGGCGCTGCTCGCGGCCGCGGCCGCCGCCCCCGACGAGGACGACCTGCGGCTCCTGCCGCACCTGCTGCCGGTGGCCGGTCTGGAGGGCACCCTCGACGACCGCTTCGGCGTCGACTCGGCGGCGGCCGCGGGCCGGGGTGTGGTCCGGGCGAAGACGGGCACCCTCACGGGCACGACAGCCCTCGCAGGTGTCGTCACCGCCGCCGACGGGCGGGGCCTCGCCTTCGCCGTCCTCACCGACGAGGTCCCCGCCGGGTCGACCGCGGCGGCCCGCCGCGCCGTCGACCGCGTCGCCGCGGCCGTGGCCGCCTGCTGCTGA
- a CDS encoding zinc-dependent metalloprotease → MTATTSTRHPGSGRRSPVDWAAAGEAAAAIAPPGPAMTREEIAELVAELRDCAGLAVDPVAETAQLEAGPDAGEVLVVDRAGWARANARSFGHLVDPVLARALERQRLEKGRDVPDAFLGLSRALNAAETGGLLAFMATKVLGQYDVLAPDGGRLLLVAPNVAQVEREIGAVPADFRLWVALHEETHRAQFGANPWLAGWFRGQVTDLLDDLLADPGSTVERFVEGLGRLPDILRGASDDPTGGAAGDGTAGGRRTPTGLVDLVQTPEQRARLDALTAVMSLLEGHADVVMDEVGPSVVPSVAQIRARFDARRRGTGPVDRVVRRLLGLEAKAAQYRDGARFVRAVTDEVGIEGFNAVWAGPDALPSPAELREPSTWVARVHG, encoded by the coding sequence ATGACGGCCACCACGAGCACCCGCCACCCCGGGAGCGGCCGGCGTTCCCCCGTCGACTGGGCCGCCGCGGGAGAGGCCGCCGCGGCCATCGCCCCGCCCGGCCCCGCGATGACCCGCGAGGAGATCGCCGAGCTCGTCGCCGAGCTGCGCGACTGCGCGGGCCTCGCGGTCGACCCTGTCGCGGAGACCGCGCAGCTGGAGGCCGGACCGGACGCCGGCGAGGTGCTCGTCGTCGACCGCGCCGGCTGGGCCCGGGCGAACGCCCGCTCGTTCGGCCACCTCGTCGACCCCGTCCTCGCCCGCGCCCTCGAGCGGCAGCGCCTCGAGAAGGGCCGCGACGTCCCCGACGCGTTCCTCGGCCTCAGCCGGGCCCTCAACGCCGCCGAGACCGGGGGGCTCCTCGCGTTCATGGCGACGAAGGTGCTCGGGCAGTACGACGTCCTCGCCCCGGACGGGGGCCGGCTCCTCCTCGTCGCGCCGAACGTCGCGCAGGTGGAGCGGGAGATCGGGGCCGTGCCGGCCGACTTCCGGCTGTGGGTGGCCCTGCACGAGGAGACGCACCGCGCCCAGTTCGGCGCCAACCCGTGGCTCGCGGGCTGGTTCCGCGGACAGGTCACCGACCTCCTCGACGACCTGCTCGCCGACCCCGGCTCCACCGTCGAGCGGTTCGTCGAGGGCCTCGGGCGCCTGCCCGACATCCTCCGGGGCGCCTCCGACGACCCGACGGGCGGCGCCGCGGGCGACGGGACGGCAGGTGGGCGGCGGACGCCGACGGGCCTCGTCGACCTCGTCCAGACGCCGGAGCAGCGGGCGCGCCTCGACGCCCTCACCGCCGTCATGAGCCTCCTCGAGGGGCACGCCGACGTCGTCATGGACGAGGTCGGGCCCTCGGTGGTGCCGAGCGTCGCGCAGATCCGCGCCCGCTTCGACGCCCGCCGTCGCGGCACGGGACCCGTCGACCGCGTGGTCCGGCGGCTCCTCGGGCTCGAGGCGAAGGCCGCGCAGTACCGCGACGGCGCCCGGTTCGTCCGCGCCGTGACCGACGAGGTCGGCATCGAGGGGTTCAACGCCGTGTGGGCGGGCCCGGACGCGCTGCCGAGCCCCGCGGAGCTCCGCGAGCCCTCGACGTGGGTCGCCCGGGTCCACGGCTGA
- the hpt gene encoding hypoxanthine phosphoribosyltransferase yields MDARDAGQDLERVLLTEDQVHTRLREMAAQIDAHYAGSDVLLVGVLKGAVMVMADLARALTVPVTMDWMAVSSYGSGTKSSGVVRILKDLDTDLTGKNVLIVEDIIDSGLTLSWLSANLGSRGPASVKIATLLRKPTAAKVDVAVEWVGFDIGEEFVVGYGLDYAERYRNLRDIGVLAQHVYA; encoded by the coding sequence ATGGACGCCCGTGACGCCGGTCAGGACCTCGAGCGCGTGCTCCTCACCGAGGACCAGGTGCACACCAGGCTCCGCGAGATGGCGGCGCAGATCGACGCCCACTACGCCGGGTCGGATGTGCTGCTGGTCGGGGTGCTCAAGGGCGCCGTCATGGTGATGGCCGACCTCGCCCGTGCGCTCACGGTGCCGGTGACCATGGACTGGATGGCGGTGTCGAGCTACGGCTCGGGCACGAAGTCCTCCGGTGTCGTGCGGATCCTCAAGGACCTCGACACCGACCTCACCGGGAAGAACGTCCTCATCGTCGAGGACATCATCGACTCCGGTCTCACCTTGTCGTGGCTCAGCGCGAACCTCGGCTCCCGCGGGCCGGCGTCGGTGAAGATCGCGACGCTGCTCCGCAAGCCGACGGCCGCGAAGGTCGACGTGGCGGTCGAGTGGGTCGGCTTCGACATCGGCGAGGAGTTCGTCGTCGGGTACGGCCTGGACTACGCCGAGCGCTACCGCAACCTCCGCGACATCGGGGTGCTCGCCCAGCACGTCTACGCCTGA
- a CDS encoding sensor histidine kinase produces MPTTSLVDPGPGAVSAGPRAAGPALRLVRRAAVVALLATAAVVASPFLAFAVRAPSLHIMLETANAVVALLVLYLVYGRFVQHGRLQELLLVLALGVVAVANLVLTAVPDALTPGRGEELAYWVPLCLRLLGTLLLAAAAWTPVRARVDARTAAAVSVGVVLVVVVVAVVGRLVTDTLPPAVDPAAAGDASRPALVAHPVVLVVQLLGAALYGLAAVAFARQSDRTDDALLRWVAVGCVLAGAARVHYFLFPSLYSEFVYTGDVLRLGSYLCMLVGAAREITGYWQARARSAVLEDRRRLARDLHDGVIQELSYIRAQSHRLTAEPGDEVAVARIAAAAERAVGESRRALAALRREDDDPVPVVLRQTLDELAGRYDVSVSACLDPASHADAPMTEALVRITTEAVGNAVRHGGATRIEARLDSVPLRLTVRDDGCGFDPGSPGRPGAYGLRSMRERAEGIGAVLAVESEQGKGTTVRVSWV; encoded by the coding sequence GTGCCGACTACCTCCCTCGTGGACCCCGGACCCGGCGCTGTGTCCGCCGGGCCTCGCGCGGCGGGTCCTGCGCTGCGCCTCGTCCGCCGCGCGGCGGTGGTGGCACTGCTCGCGACGGCGGCCGTCGTGGCCAGCCCGTTCCTCGCGTTCGCCGTCAGGGCGCCGTCGCTCCACATCATGCTCGAGACGGCCAACGCCGTCGTCGCGCTGCTCGTGCTGTACCTCGTGTACGGGCGGTTCGTGCAGCACGGACGGCTCCAGGAGCTCCTCCTGGTCCTCGCGCTCGGCGTGGTGGCCGTGGCGAACCTGGTCCTCACGGCAGTGCCGGACGCGCTGACGCCGGGCCGTGGGGAGGAGCTCGCGTACTGGGTGCCGCTGTGCCTGCGACTGCTGGGGACGCTGCTGCTCGCCGCGGCCGCCTGGACGCCCGTGCGGGCACGGGTCGACGCCCGGACGGCGGCTGCGGTGTCGGTCGGGGTCGTGCTCGTCGTCGTGGTGGTCGCCGTCGTCGGGAGGCTGGTCACCGACACCCTGCCGCCCGCGGTCGACCCCGCAGCGGCCGGTGACGCCTCACGCCCCGCGCTCGTGGCGCACCCGGTCGTGCTCGTCGTGCAGCTGCTGGGCGCGGCGCTCTACGGGCTGGCGGCCGTGGCCTTCGCCCGGCAGTCGGACCGCACCGACGACGCGCTGCTGCGCTGGGTGGCCGTCGGGTGCGTCCTGGCGGGCGCGGCCCGGGTGCACTACTTCCTCTTCCCCTCCCTCTACAGCGAGTTCGTCTACACCGGCGACGTGCTGCGTCTGGGGTCGTACCTCTGCATGCTCGTCGGCGCGGCCCGCGAGATCACCGGCTACTGGCAGGCGCGGGCGCGGAGCGCGGTGCTGGAGGACCGTCGGCGCCTCGCCCGCGACCTCCACGACGGCGTCATCCAGGAGCTCTCCTACATCCGGGCCCAGTCGCACCGCCTGACCGCGGAACCCGGTGACGAGGTGGCCGTGGCGCGCATCGCGGCTGCCGCCGAGCGGGCGGTCGGCGAGTCACGGCGCGCGCTCGCGGCGTTGCGTCGGGAGGACGACGACCCGGTGCCGGTCGTCCTGCGGCAGACGCTCGACGAGCTGGCCGGGCGCTACGACGTGTCCGTCTCCGCCTGTCTCGACCCGGCGTCCCACGCCGACGCGCCGATGACGGAGGCACTCGTCCGCATCACGACGGAGGCGGTGGGCAACGCGGTCCGGCACGGTGGTGCCACGCGCATCGAGGCCCGGCTCGACTCGGTGCCGCTGCGGCTCACGGTGCGGGACGACGGCTGCGGCTTCGATCCCGGGTCGCCCGGGCGGCCGGGCGCCTACGGCCTGAGGAGCATGCGGGAGCGCGCCGAGGGCATCGGAGCAGTGCTGGCGGTGGAGTCCGAGCAGGGGAAGGGGACCACGGTGCGGGTGAGCTGGGTGTGA
- a CDS encoding PASTA domain-containing protein — translation MRAPSDRVRIPRRPTSRPAALAVVVGVAVLVGAVLVADPARSGLGRCDGEPEAVLLPTADEVPDVVGLAVATARERLAEVGLDAAALDETWRTDPAPRGRVLAQSGGACGEDLALSVSTGGPLVPLDDLPLAVRSVLATAVGTDGVRGPEPLLVREVEVADGAVWATDALVSGQCRHVAVARQVEQLLSPAELSTRDVRCVPDSDEALLEALRTRLPDAEVWQCEPGTRCRLGTADGGWYVEASVRRFGTTALPTELRCAAPTAYDVCELEPRDGGGQVRTVQSLGKSPPGRPYLTRRVRLVTGPWQVDVLVAPRFDESGPLAERPTATPFDGEELRVVAELGLAAVREVSAP, via the coding sequence GTGCGTGCTCCGAGCGACCGGGTCCGGATCCCACGACGACCCACGTCGCGCCCCGCGGCTCTCGCCGTCGTGGTCGGCGTCGCGGTCCTCGTGGGTGCCGTGCTCGTCGCCGATCCCGCGCGGTCGGGCCTCGGGCGCTGCGACGGCGAGCCGGAGGCCGTGCTCCTCCCGACCGCCGACGAGGTCCCCGACGTCGTGGGGCTCGCGGTGGCGACGGCGCGGGAGCGGCTCGCCGAGGTCGGGCTCGACGCCGCCGCCCTCGACGAGACGTGGCGCACCGACCCCGCCCCGCGCGGCCGGGTGCTCGCCCAGTCCGGCGGGGCGTGCGGGGAGGACCTCGCCCTGTCCGTCAGCACCGGCGGGCCCCTCGTCCCCCTCGACGACCTGCCGCTCGCGGTCCGTTCCGTCCTCGCCACCGCCGTGGGCACCGACGGCGTGAGGGGCCCGGAGCCGCTGCTCGTGCGGGAGGTCGAGGTCGCGGACGGGGCCGTGTGGGCGACGGACGCGCTCGTCAGCGGGCAGTGCCGGCACGTCGCCGTCGCCCGGCAGGTCGAGCAGCTGCTGTCCCCCGCCGAGCTGTCGACGCGGGACGTCCGGTGCGTCCCGGACTCCGACGAGGCCCTGCTCGAGGCACTGCGGACCCGGCTGCCGGACGCCGAGGTCTGGCAGTGCGAGCCCGGTACCCGCTGCCGGCTCGGGACCGCCGACGGGGGGTGGTACGTCGAGGCGAGCGTCCGGCGCTTCGGCACGACCGCGCTGCCCACCGAGCTGCGCTGCGCGGCGCCGACCGCCTACGACGTCTGCGAGCTCGAGCCGCGCGACGGCGGGGGGCAGGTGCGGACCGTCCAGTCGCTCGGCAAGTCGCCACCGGGGCGGCCCTACCTGACGCGGCGCGTCCGCCTCGTGACGGGCCCGTGGCAGGTCGACGTGCTCGTCGCACCGCGCTTCGACGAGTCCGGCCCGCTGGCGGAACGGCCCACCGCGACGCCCTTCGACGGCGAGGAGCTGCGGGTGGTGGCCGAGCTCGGGCTCGCGGCGGTGCGGGAGGTCAGCGCGCCGTGA